The DNA segment GCGTGCGTGGGAAAACTTACCGTTTGTATTAGAAGGTGTTCCCTATACCTTATTGGTAGCGTTCCTCGGCATGCTCCTTGGCTTGGTTATCGGTTTTTTCTTAGCTATAGCAAGGGGGGCGAGCAAACGCTTATTTAGATGGCCTGCCCGTCTATATATTACCTTGATGAGGGGAACACCCATTCTTGTTTATTTATTTGTACTTTACTTTGGCCTGCCCGTTGTAGGAATTACCCTTTCTGCTCCTATAGCTGCTATTATAGGGTTTGGGACGAATAGCGCGGCTTATATCGCCGAAATAAATCGTTCCTCACTAAACAGCGTCGATCATGGGCAATGGGAATCAGCGCGAGCCTTAGGTTTTTCTTATTGGAAAACGATGCGACGTATTATCATGCCACAGGCAACAAGAATTGCTATCCCGCCGTTGGCGAATGTTTTTCTTGATATATTAAAAGCCACTTCTTTAGCAGCGATGATTTCTGTTCCAGAGATTTTAAATAAAGCCCAAATCGTTGCAGGGAGAACGACTGACTCGTTGACAATGTATATATTGGCAGCGATGGTGTACTTGGCATTAACGCTGGTTTTCTCAATCTTCCAGGATTATTTAGAACGTAGGTATAACAAATATTTATAGAGGTTGTTCATAAAGTCACCAAATGATATCCATTTTCATTCATCGTGGTGTCTGGTAAGGCATAGGGGTTTTAAACACTCACTTATAGGAAAAAATCGTCGACTAAGTTCGGCGATTTTTTGTGGTCAAGATTCTTGATTAAATGATTGAATTTTAGTAAAACATTGCTTAATCGTAATGGTTATGAATTATTCGTTTACTTCAATGTACATACATATTATAATGTAATTCGTAATCATTCTTATTTACGAGAGGGTTTGTATATGGGTGCAGAAAAAATTGTAGAGGTAGACCATGTCTCCTTTAAATATGATAAAGAATGGGTTGTACGGGACATTGATTTATCTATTGATAAAGGGCAATTCCTGGGACTTGTCGGCCCAAATGGATCAGGAAAATCTACATTAATTAAATTAATGCTTGGCTTAGTTAGACCGGATGAAGGTGATATTCGGCTATTTGGGCGCAAGTTGCGTCATTTTGATAAATGGCAGGAAGTAGGGTTTGTTTCTCAGAAGGCAAATAGCTTTAATTTGGGGTTTCCTGCCACGGTTTTAGAAGTAGTAAAGACTGGACTTGTTTCTAGAATCGGTGTTTTCCGCTTCTTTAATCGTAAACATAAGGAAAAGGCAATTGAAGCGTTGCGGGTGGTTGAGATGGAAGAGTATGCCTATGCAAGCATTGGTGAACTGTCAGGCGGTCAACAGCAGCGTGTATTTATTGCCAGAGCACTTGTCAGTGATCCTTCGTTGCTGATTTTAGACGAGCCTACAGTAGGGGTTGATGCAAAGCATGTTACAGACTTTTACGACTTGTTAGCTAAGTTAAACAGAGAGCAAGGCATTTCCCTATTGATGGTGACACATGATATTGGCACGATAACCGAACACGCTACACACGTTGTGTGCATGAACAAAACGATACACTTCCACGGAGCATCTGAGGAATACAAGGAATTTGATGATGAGGATTTGAACCGTTTATATGGACATTCTGTGCAGCAGCTCAAACATAACCATCAACACGAGGAGAACCAGTTATGATTGAAAGTTTTTTACAATATGAATTTCTACAAAATGCTGCAATTACGGGGATACTCATCGGAATTGTAGCGCCATTATTAGGTGTCTTTATCGTGGTTCGACGTCTCTCGCTTATTGCTGACGCTCTCTCCCACATTACATTAACAGGAATTGCAGCCAGTCTTCTACTCGAGAAAAAAGTATCGACTATTCATGATCTTAATCCTGTTTATATGGGGATGGTGTTTTCGGTCGGTGGCGCCATTTTAATTGAGAAGCTGCGCAAAGTGTATAAGCACTATGAAGAATTAGCGATTCCAATTATTTTATCTGGTGGAATTGGTTTAGGTGTACTATTAATTTCGTTAGCGGACGGCTTCAATACGGACTTATTTAGTTATTTATTTGGTAGTGTGACTGCTGTGAGCCGTACAAACATGTGGACTGTTTTAATTATTACCATTGTCGTTCTAACAATTGTTATACTTTTTTATAAGGAATTGTTTGTACTTTCTTTTGATGAAGAACATGCCTCTATTTCGGGAGTGAATGGCAAGTGGATTCATCTTTTATTTATTGTTATGGTAGCGCTCGTCATCGCATCAGCCATGCAGGTCGTAGGAATTTTACTTGTGTCTGCATTAATGACATTGCCAGTAGCTGCTGCCCTAAGAATTGCAACAAGTTTTAAACAAACCATTGGCTTATCGATCGCTTTTGGGGAACTATCGGTTATTCTTGGATTGTACTCTTCTTATCATTTAAGTGTACCACCAGGAGGGACGATTGTGTTGACTGCGATTATCATATTAATGATGTCGATCCTTTATAAAAAGGTTAGAAATCAACTCTATACAAAGGGTGAAACGATATGAACGTTGAAACAGCTTTACAACGTCTAAAGGAAAAAGGATATAAACGAACACGTCAAAGGGAGCGTATTGTTGAAATCTTTGTAAATCAGGATCAATATATCGCTGCCAAAACAATTTTAAAAGAAATTCAAGAAGACTTCCCAAGTGTGAGCTATGATACGATTTATCGTAATCTTTATTTATTAACTGATGAGGAAATCCTTGAGGCTACAGAGCTCAGTGGGGAGAAACACTTTCGTTTAGGTTGTGATACTCATGGTCATCACCACCACTTTATTTGTACTGATTGCGGCAAGACGAAATCGATTGAGTTCTGCCCGATGGAGACCATTAATGAACATCTTAACGGTTATGATATAGAAAATCATAAATTTGAGATTTATGGAAAATGCCCGCAATGCAACTAAGAAAAAAGTCTGCGACCACTGAGTTGCGGGCTTTTCTTGTGGGGTCTAAGAATTGTTGCATCGTGGATAAGTTCGCGTTACGTGGGCCGCATCCATCTCCAACGCTTGGATGCTCGAGGTCATATCAATCGTACGTGACCCCGGTGGTTCGGTGTTGGCGCAAGGAAGTTCCGAACTTAGCCGAACATCCTATGTGGCGGCTGATCAAGGCGCCCCTACGCTTTCGCTTCATGTAATTAAGAGTAATGATTACTATTTACAAATGGTAATCATTACGATATAATCCATTTTGGAAAGGGATGAGGAGGGAAAGAATATACAATGAGGAAATATATAGGACTTGTCTTTATACTTATATTCGTTTTGGCTGGGTGTGGAAATGGAACTTCTAAAGAAGATTCAGCAGGCGAGCAGCTGAAAATCAATACGACTGTTTATCCATTACAGTACTTTACGAAACAAATTGCGGGGGATGCAGCACAAGTGACCTCGATTTTACCACCAGGTACTGACCCCCATACCTATGAGCCAACAACAAAGGAAATGATAAAAATAGCTGAAGCAGACGCGTTTATTTACAGTGGTGCAGGACTTGAGTCTTATGCTGAAACAATAGCGGAGTCTGTTAAGCCTGAAGGTGTGCGTGTTTTAGAGGCCTCAATGGGAGTAAATCTTAAAGAACATGTCCATGCTCATGAGAGGGAGGAAAACTCTCATAAAGAAGGCAAAGAAAATCATTCCCATAAACAAGAGAAGGATTCTGGGGAAGAGACTCATTTACATGAAGAAGAGCATGACCATGAAGGCCAGGATCCGCATATATGGCTTGATCCGATTCGTTCTATTGAAATGGCTGAGAACATAAAGGACATGCTTGTCGAATTACAGCCAGAATCAGAAGATCTGTTCAACGAGAATTTCAACCAACTTGAAGATAAGCTAGTTACACTTGACCAACAATTTCATAATCAACTGGAAAACACTCCTAAGAATAAAATTATAGTTTCGCATGCTGCTTATGGATATTGGGAAGAGGCGTATGGAATAGAACAAGTTGCTGTTTCAGGTTTAAGTCCTACAAGTGAACCTTCACAGAAAGAACTTGAAAAGATTATCCAAACTGCTGAGGAGCTTCAGTTGAATTATGTGTTATTTGAACAAAATGTCACACCAAAAGTTTCTGAAGTCGTACAAAATGAAATTGGTGCTGAGCCATTAAGAATTCACAATCTTTCTGTATTAACAGACGAGGATATTTCAAATGATGAAGATTATTTTAGTTTGATGAAGCAGAATTTAGATGTGCTTATTAAATCCTTATCTAATTAAAGGCTTGCGGTTTATTTCAAGAGTCGTAGGGAATAAAGAGTATGGACTAAAGTAGAAAGGGAAGAAAACATCGATGGCTTATTTTTTACTGGTTGTTGGTTTTGCTTTATTAATCAAAGGAGCCGATCTATTTGTTGACGGGTCCGCTAATATTGCCAGGCTGCTTCATGTTCCTACGATTCTAATTGGTTTAACGATTGTCTCTTTTGGAACAAGCTCCCCTGAGGCAACAGTAAGTATCATTGCTGCTCTCCAAGGAAGCGCTGATGTTTCATTGGGGAATGCAGTTGGAAGCAATATCTTTAATATTACTCTTGTCGTAGGGGTTGCAGCTTTCTTATATCCTTTAAAGGTAGAAGGTGAAACGGTTAAAAAAGAAGTCCCATTCACTTTGTTGGCAAGTGTTGTATTATTGATCCTAATGGGAGATGTGGCATTGCAGGGATTAGGGGGTAACCTGTTAACTCGTAGTGATGGCTTGATCTTTTTGTTGTTTTTAACGATCTTTATGTATTATGTGATCGAGGTTGGACTGAGAAGCCGGAAAGATTCAGCTCGGGAACCCATTCCCGAACATATAACGTGGGGGAAAAACATAGCTTACTCTTTGATAGGTTTAGCTGCGATTGTTCTTGGTGGTCAACTGGTTGTGGATAATGGTACACAAATTGCCTACTCACTTGGAATGAGTGAAACGTTGGTCGGTTTAACGATTGTTGCGATAGGGACATCTCTTCCTGAGCTTGTTACCTCCATTTCTGCCGCACTTAAAAAAGAAAGCGAAATTGCACTTGGGAATGTGGTAGGCAGTAATATTTTTAACATATTATTTGTACTTGGTACTTCGGCAGTAATTTCACCTTTAGCTGTTAATGGGGCAGTGTTTGCTGATGTAATGATCATGATTTTATTGACTGTATTATTATTAATCTTCTCAAAAACCAGCTATAGAATCGGCAAAACAGAAGGGTTGGTTTTAGCGGTTGGATATATCGTTTATCTAGTTTATATTATTTTGCGAAATTAACTAGGGGCTGGGACATAAGTGAAAAATAACCGGTTATCGTTCAAATCATGAGAATAAAAAACCGCATGAAATCAAGATTTTAAAATCAGATTTCATGCGGTTTATTTATTTTAAAAGAGTATTGTCCCAGCCTCTTTTAGGAAGTTGACTAAGATTACATGGAGGCTTGATCTCTTGTTCTTCTATACTAAAAAAGTTATATATTCGCACCCTGTACTTGAGGTTCCTGCTTCAACAAGGTTGAAATAAACACTACCACGAGCAAGGCTACAATAATATAGAAAAATGAGAGGTTAGGGAAGAGATCTATAAAAATCCCAGATAAGAATGGGCCGGCTATACTTCCCAGACTGAACGACATGCCGCACATGATATTCCCAGCTGGAAGCAACTCTCGTGGAAGCAGGTCAGTCATGAACGAGATTCCCAATGAAAATAGCGAACCTACACATAATCCTCCCAGGGCAAAGGTCGCAAATAACCAGGCAGTAGAGCTTTCGAAAAAAGCCGCAAATAAAAAGACGAGCATGCCCCCTGCAACGACAGAAAGAATGACTTTTTTTCTGCCAATTCTATCACTTAGTGCTCCGAGCGGTATTTGTGAAAATAAACTTGCTGCGGCAAAGGATGGAATAATAAATGACAGTACATTCACATCGTGTCCAATTCTCATCCCATATACAGGGAAAATCCCGTGAAGTGTAGCTTCAAGGAAACCGTAGGCAAGCGGGGGGAGAAAGGCAACCCAACCTAACTTCAATGCTTGTCTGAATCGTCTTATAGAACTCGTACTGTACACAGCGGCACCGTCGTTTTCAGGCATTTCATTACGTACTAACCACATGGTGCTCCAGACAACTAAGCTTAATAATGAAGCCAGAAGGAAAGGTACATATATACTGACAGAGAGTAAGTTCGTCATTAAAGGGCCCAACGTGAAACCTAGACTAAAAAATAAACCATAGTATGCGATGCTTCTTCCGCGGGATTCATTAGCAGCAGTTGCTGTAATCCATGTTTGGGTTCCAAAGTGAAGAATTTGGTCGCCAATGCCGATAAGCATACGTAAAGCAAACCAAAACCATAAAGCTTGCCAAAAAGGAAACAACGCAAGTGAAACAAAAACGAGAGCTCCGCCAATTAAAATGATTGGCTTATAACCCATTTTTTGGAGCGGCCTCTCCATAAATGGCGATGATAGTAAAATTCCTATGTATAGTCCTGTAGCATGAAGTCCATTTATAGAAGATGGTACTCCATTTTGTTCAAGGATAACGGCCAACAATGGAAGCAGCATCCCTTGAGAAAACCCGGAAATCGTTACGAGCCCAATTAGAATCCAAAACCTCGTTTTTGTCGAAACCACACTTCCACCCTCCTTATCAGTTTAAGCATCCATATTATAGTAAACGAAATCGAACCCCGCAGGCAAGGATATTCTATTTGTTATGTTATTTACTTAGCGAAAACGGTTATTATATAAGTAAGAGAAACAAAAATTGAAAAAGGGGATAGGTACAATGGAATTTTATATTAAAGGAGAAGGAATTCGTACGTCTTTTGATTACGGGCAGTTAGACATATCTGGAGATGAAGAGTACGGTTTTCGTCCATATCAATTAATGACAGCATCAATCGCCGGCTGCAGTTTAAGTGTTTACAGGAAAATCCTTGATAAGCAGAGGATCAACTACGAAGATATTATTGTACGAACAGATGTGGAACGAAAAGCGGAAGAAGCAAATCGCATTGTAAAGATTAAATTGCACTTTGTTGTCAAGGGTTACCATTTAAATCAAGATAAGCTGCTGAAAAACCTAGATATATCCAGTAATAATTGTTCTATGGTTCAATCCGTTAAAGACAGTATAGAAATCGAAGAAACGCTTGAGTGTATTCAACTCAGTAGGTGAAATAAAGGAGCCTATCCTGACCGAACAGGATGGAGCTCTTTTTGTTTTATAGAGGTTGTTCAAAAAGTCACCAAACCAAAGTATTCACTAAATCCCATTGATGGCTTTTTGGTGGCATTACAGAAAAGATTTGGTTTTTCGTTGACAGCCGCAAAGACAATGACAGAGGTATTTGAATTGATTAAAGCCCTTGGGTTAGGCGGCCCTATTCGTCTTGGTACAGTCATTATTCTTGGATGAATCGGACTAACGATCCAATTTTTTTGCTCCAAAATCGAAGTGGATAATGGAAAAAATGATTTCATAATGTCGAATAGTTCAGGACCAATTTTCACAAGCTATAGGAAAATGAAAGGTGGTCCACGCAGGATGAAATTCAAGTGGCTGGGACTTATCGTTCTTATTGGTTTTATCTCACTAGTTCCCACATCCCAAGATACACTAGCTAAAGATAAGGAAAACGGTAAGAACTCTACGATACCGAATCATGTACTAAATATTTCGAAGGATAACACGTATCCTAATTCAA comes from the Halobacillus shinanisalinarum genome and includes:
- a CDS encoding amino acid ABC transporter permease produces the protein MLGIEINDINLEKLFVPERAWENLPFVLEGVPYTLLVAFLGMLLGLVIGFFLAIARGASKRLFRWPARLYITLMRGTPILVYLFVLYFGLPVVGITLSAPIAAIIGFGTNSAAYIAEINRSSLNSVDHGQWESARALGFSYWKTMRRIIMPQATRIAIPPLANVFLDILKATSLAAMISVPEILNKAQIVAGRTTDSLTMYILAAMVYLALTLVFSIFQDYLERRYNKYL
- a CDS encoding calcium/sodium antiporter, which translates into the protein MAYFLLVVGFALLIKGADLFVDGSANIARLLHVPTILIGLTIVSFGTSSPEATVSIIAALQGSADVSLGNAVGSNIFNITLVVGVAAFLYPLKVEGETVKKEVPFTLLASVVLLILMGDVALQGLGGNLLTRSDGLIFLLFLTIFMYYVIEVGLRSRKDSAREPIPEHITWGKNIAYSLIGLAAIVLGGQLVVDNGTQIAYSLGMSETLVGLTIVAIGTSLPELVTSISAALKKESEIALGNVVGSNIFNILFVLGTSAVISPLAVNGAVFADVMIMILLTVLLLIFSKTSYRIGKTEGLVLAVGYIVYLVYIILRN
- a CDS encoding Fur family transcriptional regulator, coding for MNVETALQRLKEKGYKRTRQRERIVEIFVNQDQYIAAKTILKEIQEDFPSVSYDTIYRNLYLLTDEEILEATELSGEKHFRLGCDTHGHHHHFICTDCGKTKSIEFCPMETINEHLNGYDIENHKFEIYGKCPQCN
- a CDS encoding OsmC family protein; translated protein: MEFYIKGEGIRTSFDYGQLDISGDEEYGFRPYQLMTASIAGCSLSVYRKILDKQRINYEDIIVRTDVERKAEEANRIVKIKLHFVVKGYHLNQDKLLKNLDISSNNCSMVQSVKDSIEIEETLECIQLSR
- a CDS encoding MFS transporter; this encodes MVSTKTRFWILIGLVTISGFSQGMLLPLLAVILEQNGVPSSINGLHATGLYIGILLSSPFMERPLQKMGYKPIILIGGALVFVSLALFPFWQALWFWFALRMLIGIGDQILHFGTQTWITATAANESRGRSIAYYGLFFSLGFTLGPLMTNLLSVSIYVPFLLASLLSLVVWSTMWLVRNEMPENDGAAVYSTSSIRRFRQALKLGWVAFLPPLAYGFLEATLHGIFPVYGMRIGHDVNVLSFIIPSFAAASLFSQIPLGALSDRIGRKKVILSVVAGGMLVFLFAAFFESSTAWLFATFALGGLCVGSLFSLGISFMTDLLPRELLPAGNIMCGMSFSLGSIAGPFLSGIFIDLFPNLSFFYIIVALLVVVFISTLLKQEPQVQGANI
- a CDS encoding metal ABC transporter permease — translated: MIESFLQYEFLQNAAITGILIGIVAPLLGVFIVVRRLSLIADALSHITLTGIAASLLLEKKVSTIHDLNPVYMGMVFSVGGAILIEKLRKVYKHYEELAIPIILSGGIGLGVLLISLADGFNTDLFSYLFGSVTAVSRTNMWTVLIITIVVLTIVILFYKELFVLSFDEEHASISGVNGKWIHLLFIVMVALVIASAMQVVGILLVSALMTLPVAAALRIATSFKQTIGLSIAFGELSVILGLYSSYHLSVPPGGTIVLTAIIILMMSILYKKVRNQLYTKGETI
- a CDS encoding metal ABC transporter ATP-binding protein, which encodes MGAEKIVEVDHVSFKYDKEWVVRDIDLSIDKGQFLGLVGPNGSGKSTLIKLMLGLVRPDEGDIRLFGRKLRHFDKWQEVGFVSQKANSFNLGFPATVLEVVKTGLVSRIGVFRFFNRKHKEKAIEALRVVEMEEYAYASIGELSGGQQQRVFIARALVSDPSLLILDEPTVGVDAKHVTDFYDLLAKLNREQGISLLMVTHDIGTITEHATHVVCMNKTIHFHGASEEYKEFDDEDLNRLYGHSVQQLKHNHQHEENQL
- a CDS encoding metal ABC transporter solute-binding protein, Zn/Mn family; protein product: MRKYIGLVFILIFVLAGCGNGTSKEDSAGEQLKINTTVYPLQYFTKQIAGDAAQVTSILPPGTDPHTYEPTTKEMIKIAEADAFIYSGAGLESYAETIAESVKPEGVRVLEASMGVNLKEHVHAHEREENSHKEGKENHSHKQEKDSGEETHLHEEEHDHEGQDPHIWLDPIRSIEMAENIKDMLVELQPESEDLFNENFNQLEDKLVTLDQQFHNQLENTPKNKIIVSHAAYGYWEEAYGIEQVAVSGLSPTSEPSQKELEKIIQTAEELQLNYVLFEQNVTPKVSEVVQNEIGAEPLRIHNLSVLTDEDISNDEDYFSLMKQNLDVLIKSLSN